GTTAAAAAGGATGTGGATGTTTTAATAGAGGGAAACAGAATCAAGAAGATTGGAAAGGGTCTTAATGGTGAAGAAGAGGTTATAGATGGAAGTAAATTCTATCTAACACCAGGGGTTACCAACTGCCACGCTCATGTGGCTATGACACTTTTAAGAGGAAGTGCTGAGGATACAACCACCTTTGATTGGTTTAACAAGCACATCTGGATTTATGAGAAGAATCTCACGCCAGAGGGTGTTTATATTGGAACACTTCTTGGAGTGGCAGAGATGCTTCTCTCTGGAGTTACCCTTGTCTGTGATCACTATTTCTATATGGATAAAGCCTATAAGGCGTACAAAGAATCTGGAATAAGGGCGGATCTTGCATGGGCTGTTTTTGGAACAGGAGAGGGTTGGGAGGAGAAGTTTAAGGAAGCCATGAATTTTACTGAAAGATACAGTGGTCTTGACGAGAGACTCACCATAAGTCTTGGTCCTCACTCTCCATACATATGTCCTGAAGAATTTTTGAAAAGAATTGCTGAGATTTCAGAAAGTACCGGTTTAAAATCTCATATCCATGTTTCAGAGGAGCAATGGGAGATAGACAAAAGTTTGAAAGAGAAGGGAAGAACACCTATTGAGTATTTAAAAGACATTGGAATCTTGAAAAAAGGAACCATACTCGCCCATGCATACTTTGCCACCGATTCAG
This sequence is a window from Caldisericia bacterium. Protein-coding genes within it:
- a CDS encoding amidohydrolase, whose protein sequence is MIIKNTTILNFKDLSVKKDVDVLIEGNRIKKIGKGLNGEEEVIDGSKFYLTPGVTNCHAHVAMTLLRGSAEDTTTFDWFNKHIWIYEKNLTPEGVYIGTLLGVAEMLLSGVTLVCDHYFYMDKAYKAYKESGIRADLAWAVFGTGEGWEEKFKEAMNFTERYSGLDERLTISLGPHSPYICPEEFLKRIAEISESTGLKSHIHVSEEQWEIDKSLKEKGRTPIEYLKDIGILKKGTILAHAYFATDSDLDLIKNVGAYISHAPKTYMRFGVVKDLLPRAIKKGIKVSFASDGPASNSNINIFEVARDAALLAKISTGNPETGRVEELIPLLSTGGEFIGREDIGEVKEGFIADLLLIKKDSPNMNPDTNIFANILYSLSDRDIDTVIVDGKIVVKNGKLLTIDVDEVVREANRIRDKMIVKRDEKPMQTFGV